The Anolis carolinensis isolate JA03-04 chromosome 1, rAnoCar3.1.pri, whole genome shotgun sequence genome window below encodes:
- the rgs17 gene encoding regulator of G-protein signaling 17 isoform X1 produces MRKRQQSQNEGTSAMPQAPGNQRPNNTCCFCWCCCCSCSCLTVRNEDRGDNSGRPTHTTKMESIQVIEECQNPPVEEIISWAQNFDKMMKTPAGRNIFREFLRTEYSEENLLFWLACEDLKNEQNKEVVEEKARLIYEDYISILSPKEVSLDSRVREVINRNLLDPNPHMYEDAQLQIYTLMHRDSFPRFLNSQMYKSLLESTTSSTSET; encoded by the exons ATGAGAAAAAGGCAACAATCCCAAAATGAAGGAACATCTGCTATGCCTCAAGCACCTGGAAACCAAAGGCCCAACAACACATGTTGCTTCTGCTGGTGTTGCTGTTGCAGCTGCTCATG CCTCACTGTTAGGAATGAAGATAGAGGGGACAATTCAGGAAGACCAACACACACAACCAAAATGGAGAGCATCCAGGTTATAGAAGAGTG CCAAAACCCTCCTGTAGAAGAAATTATTTCCTGGGCTCAAAACTTTGATAAGATGATGAAAACACCAGCCGGCAGAAATATTTTCAGAGAGTTTCTACGAACAGAATACAGTGAGGAGAACCTGCTCTTCTGGCTAGCATGTGAAGACCTAAAGAATGAACAGAATAAGGAAGTTGTTGAAGAAAAAGCAAGGCTTATATACGAAGACTACATTTCGATACTTTCACCAAAAGAG GTTAGTTTAGACTCACGGGTGCGAGAAGTGATAAACAGAAATTTGTTGGATCCAAATCCTCATATGTATGAAGATGCCCAGCTTCAGATCTACACATTAATGCACAGAGACTCTTTCCCTAGGTTTTTGAACTCTCAGATGTATAAATCTCTTCTTGAAAGTACTACCAGCTCTACATCTGAAACTTAG
- the rgs17 gene encoding regulator of G-protein signaling 17 isoform X3, which yields MESIQVIEECQNPPVEEIISWAQNFDKMMKTPAGRNIFREFLRTEYSEENLLFWLACEDLKNEQNKEVVEEKARLIYEDYISILSPKEVSLDSRVREVINRNLLDPNPHMYEDAQLQIYTLMHRDSFPRFLNSQMYKSLLESTTSSTSET from the exons ATGGAGAGCATCCAGGTTATAGAAGAGTG CCAAAACCCTCCTGTAGAAGAAATTATTTCCTGGGCTCAAAACTTTGATAAGATGATGAAAACACCAGCCGGCAGAAATATTTTCAGAGAGTTTCTACGAACAGAATACAGTGAGGAGAACCTGCTCTTCTGGCTAGCATGTGAAGACCTAAAGAATGAACAGAATAAGGAAGTTGTTGAAGAAAAAGCAAGGCTTATATACGAAGACTACATTTCGATACTTTCACCAAAAGAG GTTAGTTTAGACTCACGGGTGCGAGAAGTGATAAACAGAAATTTGTTGGATCCAAATCCTCATATGTATGAAGATGCCCAGCTTCAGATCTACACATTAATGCACAGAGACTCTTTCCCTAGGTTTTTGAACTCTCAGATGTATAAATCTCTTCTTGAAAGTACTACCAGCTCTACATCTGAAACTTAG
- the rgs17 gene encoding regulator of G-protein signaling 17 isoform X2 codes for MRKRQQSQNEGTSAMPQAPGNQRPNNTCCFCWCCCCSCSWNEDRGDNSGRPTHTTKMESIQVIEECQNPPVEEIISWAQNFDKMMKTPAGRNIFREFLRTEYSEENLLFWLACEDLKNEQNKEVVEEKARLIYEDYISILSPKEVSLDSRVREVINRNLLDPNPHMYEDAQLQIYTLMHRDSFPRFLNSQMYKSLLESTTSSTSET; via the exons ATGAGAAAAAGGCAACAATCCCAAAATGAAGGAACATCTGCTATGCCTCAAGCACCTGGAAACCAAAGGCCCAACAACACATGTTGCTTCTGCTGGTGTTGCTGTTGCAGCTGCTCATG GAATGAAGATAGAGGGGACAATTCAGGAAGACCAACACACACAACCAAAATGGAGAGCATCCAGGTTATAGAAGAGTG CCAAAACCCTCCTGTAGAAGAAATTATTTCCTGGGCTCAAAACTTTGATAAGATGATGAAAACACCAGCCGGCAGAAATATTTTCAGAGAGTTTCTACGAACAGAATACAGTGAGGAGAACCTGCTCTTCTGGCTAGCATGTGAAGACCTAAAGAATGAACAGAATAAGGAAGTTGTTGAAGAAAAAGCAAGGCTTATATACGAAGACTACATTTCGATACTTTCACCAAAAGAG GTTAGTTTAGACTCACGGGTGCGAGAAGTGATAAACAGAAATTTGTTGGATCCAAATCCTCATATGTATGAAGATGCCCAGCTTCAGATCTACACATTAATGCACAGAGACTCTTTCCCTAGGTTTTTGAACTCTCAGATGTATAAATCTCTTCTTGAAAGTACTACCAGCTCTACATCTGAAACTTAG